Proteins encoded in a region of the Deinococcus aestuarii genome:
- a CDS encoding mismatch-specific DNA-glycosylase produces the protein MLAEGLTLVLVGTAPSRISARARAYYANPENKFWRVLHEVGLTPRQLAPREYPTLPTYGIGLTDVAKRHSGVDAALPGEAWAPDALRAKLRHYRPAVVAFTSKRGASETLGLPTGKLPYGPHLLPLEGAEVWVLPSTSPLGHNHFQLGPWRALASRVRELRGEGPPEAPGEPGT, from the coding sequence GTGCTGGCGGAGGGCCTGACGCTCGTGCTGGTGGGCACCGCGCCGAGCCGCATCAGCGCGCGGGCGCGGGCGTACTACGCCAACCCCGAGAACAAGTTCTGGCGGGTGCTGCACGAGGTCGGCCTGACTCCGCGCCAACTCGCCCCCCGCGAGTACCCGACCCTGCCGACGTACGGCATCGGCCTGACGGACGTGGCGAAGCGGCACAGCGGGGTGGACGCGGCCCTGCCCGGCGAGGCGTGGGCCCCCGACGCACTGCGCGCCAAGCTTCGGCATTACCGGCCTGCCGTCGTCGCCTTCACCTCCAAGCGCGGCGCGTCCGAGACGCTGGGGCTGCCGACCGGCAAGCTGCCCTACGGCCCGCACCTCCTGCCGCTGGAGGGGGCGGAGGTGTGGGTGCTGCCCTCGACGAGTCCGCTGGGGCACAACCACTTCCAACTGGGGCCGTGGCGGGCGCTGGCGAGCCGGGTGCGGGAGCTGCGGGGAGAGGGGCCGCCCGAAGCCCCCGGGGAGCCGGGAACGTGA
- a CDS encoding sulfite oxidase-like oxidoreductase gives MLGKFFKKPEGDMGGRVPPSQTLTTRFPVLTYGPTQHYAPGDVVVRVFGLAEEKTFTWQDLLALPQTTLTYDIHCVTHWSKLDTTWTGVRVVDLMEHLQLKPGATHVMQHSVGGYTTNLSLEDFTRPENLLAHTFGGEPLDAEHGGPLRLVVPHLYFWKSAKWLTGLEFMAADQPGFWERNGYHMRGDPFKEERYDDD, from the coding sequence ATGCTCGGCAAGTTCTTCAAGAAACCCGAAGGCGATATGGGCGGGCGGGTGCCCCCCAGCCAGACGCTCACCACCCGCTTCCCGGTCCTGACCTACGGCCCCACCCAGCACTACGCGCCGGGAGATGTGGTCGTGCGCGTCTTCGGCCTCGCGGAGGAGAAGACCTTCACCTGGCAAGACCTCCTCGCCCTGCCGCAGACCACCCTGACGTACGACATCCACTGCGTGACCCACTGGAGCAAGCTCGACACGACCTGGACGGGCGTGCGGGTGGTGGACCTGATGGAACACCTCCAGCTCAAGCCGGGCGCCACCCACGTCATGCAGCACAGCGTGGGCGGGTACACGACGAACCTCAGCCTCGAAGACTTCACCCGGCCCGAGAACCTGCTCGCCCACACCTTCGGCGGGGAACCGCTCGACGCCGAGCACGGCGGGCCGCTGCGCCTCGTCGTGCCGCACCTGTATTTCTGGAAGAGCGCGAAGTGGCTGACCGGGCTGGAGTTCATGGCCGCCGACCAGCCCGGCTTCTGGGAGCGCAACGGCTACCACATGCGCGGCGACCCCTTTAAGGAGGAGCGGTACGACGACGATTGA
- a CDS encoding DUF4032 domain-containing protein — MRPTDQARHEVERARFAGDVRDLLAILRREPNELLPFDWVRHLAPQGEHSLGLQTIPVEQIIGSVDRYREFDRHYLPKERHLDERWIGVRSAQLQGKELPPIQVYKVGDVYFVKDGNHRVSVARRQGQKFIDAHVIELDVTVPPDEHDTLRDLIIKGEYARFLHQTNLDRVVPGHREILFTTPGRYDRLLDHIRTRQYFLDRKPERAGLPPVTWEEAVESWYRRLYLRVVENLEKHDVMSRFPGRTEADLYLWIMDHRYFLTGKYGHDVGSEAATRDFRAHHAPPLYKRVGQRMKLLLRGQLDPAT; from the coding sequence ATGAGACCAACCGATCAGGCCCGGCACGAGGTGGAGCGCGCCCGCTTTGCAGGCGACGTGCGCGACCTGCTGGCGATCCTGCGGCGCGAACCGAACGAGCTGCTGCCCTTCGACTGGGTGCGGCACCTCGCTCCGCAGGGCGAGCATTCGCTCGGGCTCCAGACCATTCCCGTCGAGCAGATCATCGGTTCGGTGGACCGGTACCGCGAGTTCGACCGCCACTACCTGCCCAAGGAGCGGCACCTAGACGAACGCTGGATCGGCGTTCGCTCCGCCCAGCTCCAGGGCAAGGAGCTGCCGCCCATCCAGGTCTACAAGGTGGGCGACGTGTACTTCGTCAAGGACGGCAACCACCGCGTCTCGGTCGCCCGCCGCCAGGGCCAGAAGTTCATCGACGCGCACGTCATCGAACTCGACGTGACCGTGCCGCCGGACGAGCACGACACCCTGCGCGACCTGATCATCAAGGGCGAGTACGCCCGCTTCCTGCACCAGACCAACCTCGACCGGGTGGTGCCGGGGCACCGCGAGATCCTCTTCACCACGCCGGGGCGTTACGACCGCCTGCTCGACCACATCCGCACCCGACAGTATTTCCTCGACCGCAAGCCGGAGCGCGCGGGGCTGCCGCCCGTCACCTGGGAGGAGGCGGTGGAGAGCTGGTACCGCCGCCTGTACCTGCGGGTGGTCGAGAACCTGGAAAAGCATGACGTGATGAGCCGCTTCCCGGGGCGCACGGAGGCCGACCTGTACCTCTGGATCATGGACCACCGCTACTTCCTGACCGGGAAGTACGGCCACGATGTCGGCAGCGAGGCGGCCACCCGCGACTTCCGCGCCCACCACGCCCCGCCCCTCTACAAGCGCGTCGGCCAGCGCATGAAGCTGCTCTTGCGCGGCCAGCTCGACCCGGCGACGTAA
- a CDS encoding DUF427 domain-containing protein, with translation MKAIWQGQVIAESDDMVVVEGNHYFPRASVDTAVLRPSATHTVCPWKGTASYFTLEVDGQTNPDAAWFYPEPKEAARQIRGRVAFWRGVQVTPG, from the coding sequence ATGAAAGCGATCTGGCAGGGGCAGGTCATCGCCGAGTCGGACGACATGGTGGTCGTGGAGGGCAACCATTACTTCCCGCGCGCGAGCGTGGACACCGCCGTCCTGAGGCCGAGCGCGACCCACACCGTCTGCCCGTGGAAGGGGACGGCGAGCTACTTCACCCTGGAGGTGGACGGCCAGACGAACCCCGACGCCGCGTGGTTCTACCCCGAGCCGAAGGAGGCCGCGCGGCAGATCAGGGGCCGTGTCGCCTTCTGGCGGGGCGTGCAGGTCACTCCGGGCTGA
- a CDS encoding alpha-amylase family glycosyl hydrolase, with protein MKRFQRVGRVGAVTALTMSLSACGLLNPPGPGTGTRDWRDDVIYFAMTDRFANGNTANDNGANQQGGDRADRTNPLGWHGGDFAGLRAKIEEGYFKRMGFTAIWVSPVVVQVPAIPVNDGPNQGKPFAGYHGYWAEDFFKVDPHFGTLAEYKSLIETAHRNDIKIIQDVVVNHAGYDATLTKTHPEWFHTQAECDASTNKEVDCPLAGLPDFKQELPEVTKYLNDFVTYWRDQTGIDGLRIDTMKHVPDSYWTQFFKAGGAGDPSKIWSVGEVFDGNPARLAHFVNDLGSPSVFDFALYYGIKDQLSSAGGDLGRLADVFAQDGVYRDPTRLTTFVDNHDVRRFVSEVTERGGTPAQAAERLDLALSLLYTSRGTPSVYQGTEIAQPGLGDPYNYVLGQGNREDMNFAALAGSSLDERLAALAAARSKYRVLTRGAQQELWRPNGGASIFAYRRVATDGKGGQPVVVVMNNGDTPVDLATLGGGGIPLLGTFGAGTLTEITGRASGLSVSGGRLVGTVPARSALAVTAPAGSGGAGTVNPGLPEVTGLNAQAGDNAVQLTWTASTDASVTGYRVYARSGGGQERLLNFAPLPKDQTSYLAPGVTNDVEATFRVVTVDAQGAESRGASVKATPSSKNTVKVTFTVDARSQGNGPIELRRFDTGSQVEYPMTQVSRGVWKTDIDLPLFREVKFKFGNDGAGAKNSGYEGPGQSDRSSIVGTNNNTYSGTYDFISQPVPPTVEGRVTGAGSPLGAALVTATTANPDLNYAITFPDGTYTLFAPAGAQTLKATAEGYAEATRQATSPGTGADFDLTRASQGGPVVGKYTLDGDLSDWTVPKVSAQSPNAGVFGPDNNWLSLLADSDSQYLYLAYTYRVSGNSAIVYLDTGTGGAAQADKFEAWKQAATFGGGMAGADAFVARYENQPAQLRLVQSDTATPEVATTAYSVATRGTLPAQTMELAIPWAALGLGGPPASGVNVVGGIFGGAGYGAGDIIPDAGSTPPGANTTGTEAESRRATFTAPLNVR; from the coding sequence ATGAAACGTTTCCAACGGGTGGGGCGCGTCGGCGCCGTCACGGCCCTCACGATGTCTCTGTCCGCCTGCGGCCTCCTCAACCCGCCGGGGCCGGGGACGGGCACGCGCGACTGGCGCGACGACGTGATCTACTTCGCCATGACCGACCGCTTCGCCAACGGGAACACGGCGAACGACAACGGGGCGAACCAGCAGGGGGGCGACCGCGCCGACCGCACCAATCCCCTCGGGTGGCACGGGGGCGACTTCGCGGGGCTCAGGGCCAAGATCGAGGAGGGCTACTTCAAGCGGATGGGCTTCACCGCGATCTGGGTGAGCCCGGTCGTCGTGCAGGTGCCCGCCATCCCGGTGAACGACGGCCCCAACCAGGGCAAGCCCTTCGCGGGGTATCACGGCTACTGGGCCGAGGACTTCTTCAAGGTCGATCCGCACTTCGGCACGCTCGCCGAGTACAAGTCGCTCATCGAGACGGCGCACCGCAACGACATCAAGATCATTCAGGATGTGGTCGTCAACCACGCGGGCTACGACGCGACCCTGACGAAGACGCACCCCGAGTGGTTTCACACCCAGGCCGAGTGCGACGCGAGCACGAACAAGGAGGTCGACTGCCCCCTGGCGGGCCTGCCCGACTTCAAGCAGGAGTTGCCCGAGGTCACGAAGTACCTCAACGACTTCGTGACGTACTGGCGGGATCAGACGGGCATCGACGGCCTGCGGATCGACACGATGAAGCACGTGCCCGACAGCTACTGGACGCAGTTCTTCAAGGCTGGCGGCGCGGGCGATCCCTCCAAAATCTGGTCGGTCGGCGAGGTGTTCGACGGCAACCCGGCGCGGCTGGCGCACTTCGTGAACGACCTGGGCTCGCCGAGCGTGTTCGACTTCGCCCTGTACTACGGCATCAAAGATCAGCTTTCGAGCGCGGGGGGCGACCTGGGCCGCCTCGCGGACGTGTTCGCACAAGACGGCGTGTACCGGGACCCTACCCGCCTGACGACCTTTGTGGACAATCACGACGTGCGGAGATTTGTCAGCGAGGTGACCGAGCGGGGCGGCACCCCGGCGCAGGCCGCCGAGCGCCTCGACCTCGCGCTGAGCCTGCTCTACACCTCGCGCGGCACCCCGAGCGTCTACCAGGGCACCGAGATCGCGCAACCCGGATTGGGCGACCCCTACAACTACGTGCTCGGGCAGGGCAACCGCGAGGACATGAATTTCGCGGCGCTCGCGGGGAGCAGCCTCGACGAGCGGCTCGCGGCGCTGGCCGCCGCCCGGTCCAAGTACCGGGTCCTCACGCGCGGCGCCCAGCAGGAGCTGTGGCGTCCGAACGGGGGCGCGTCCATCTTCGCCTACCGCCGGGTGGCGACGGACGGGAAGGGCGGGCAGCCCGTCGTCGTCGTGATGAACAACGGGGACACGCCGGTGGACCTCGCCACACTGGGCGGGGGCGGCATTCCCCTGCTGGGCACCTTCGGGGCTGGGACACTCACCGAGATCACCGGGCGGGCCAGCGGCCTCTCGGTCAGCGGCGGCAGGCTCGTCGGCACGGTCCCCGCCCGCAGCGCCCTCGCGGTGACGGCTCCGGCGGGAAGCGGCGGGGCGGGAACGGTCAACCCCGGCCTCCCCGAGGTCACGGGCCTGAACGCGCAGGCGGGGGACAACGCCGTGCAACTGACCTGGACGGCCTCCACCGACGCCAGCGTGACGGGCTACCGCGTCTACGCGCGTTCGGGCGGCGGGCAGGAACGGCTGCTCAACTTCGCGCCATTGCCGAAAGACCAGACGAGTTACCTCGCCCCCGGCGTCACGAACGACGTGGAGGCGACCTTCCGGGTGGTCACGGTGGACGCGCAGGGGGCGGAGAGCCGGGGGGCGAGCGTCAAGGCCACGCCGAGCAGCAAGAACACGGTCAAGGTGACGTTCACCGTGGACGCCCGCAGCCAGGGGAACGGGCCGATTGAACTTCGCCGCTTCGACACCGGCTCGCAGGTCGAGTACCCGATGACGCAGGTCAGCCGGGGCGTCTGGAAGACGGACATCGACCTCCCCCTCTTCCGCGAGGTGAAGTTCAAGTTCGGCAACGACGGCGCAGGGGCGAAGAACAGCGGTTACGAGGGGCCAGGCCAGAGCGACCGCTCGTCCATCGTGGGAACCAACAACAACACCTACAGCGGCACCTACGACTTCATCAGCCAGCCCGTGCCGCCGACGGTCGAGGGCCGGGTCACGGGGGCGGGCAGCCCGCTGGGCGCGGCGCTCGTCACCGCGACGACGGCCAACCCCGACCTGAACTACGCGATCACCTTCCCCGACGGCACCTACACCCTCTTCGCCCCGGCGGGCGCGCAGACCCTCAAGGCGACGGCGGAGGGCTACGCCGAGGCGACCCGGCAGGCGACCTCGCCGGGGACGGGGGCGGACTTCGACCTCACCCGCGCGTCCCAGGGCGGGCCGGTCGTCGGCAAGTACACGCTCGACGGCGACCTCAGCGACTGGACGGTGCCCAAGGTGAGCGCGCAGAGCCCGAATGCCGGAGTGTTCGGCCCGGACAACAACTGGCTCAGCCTGCTTGCCGACAGCGACAGTCAGTACCTCTACCTCGCCTACACCTACCGGGTCTCGGGCAACAGCGCCATCGTGTACCTCGACACGGGGACGGGCGGCGCGGCGCAGGCCGACAAGTTCGAGGCGTGGAAGCAGGCGGCGACCTTCGGCGGGGGGATGGCGGGGGCAGACGCCTTCGTCGCCCGGTACGAGAACCAGCCCGCGCAACTGCGGCTGGTGCAGAGCGACACGGCCACTCCGGAGGTCGCCACGACCGCCTACTCCGTCGCCACGCGGGGCACCCTGCCCGCCCAGACGATGGAGCTGGCGATTCCCTGGGCGGCGCTGGGGCTGGGCGGCCCGCCCGCGAGCGGGGTCAACGTGGTGGGCGGCATCTTCGGCGGGGCGGGATACGGGGCGGGCGACATCATTCCCGACGCGGGCAGCACGCCCCCCGGCGCGAACACCACCGGGACGGAGGCGGAGAGTCGGCGCGCGACCTTCACGGCCCCCCTCAACGTGAGGTAA
- a CDS encoding DUF47 domain-containing protein — translation MVLSRFMPKNPQFSAKFAEAARNAHATAQALVDLLENYTDVEAKVSRVRDLEHEGDRITGEITNMLAASFIVPFDREDIIALNDELDDLVDDMEDAARKLSLYGIERPLPQMAQLARVVERQCALLAQGMPLIEDSGRIQELAGLARQIRTLEDEGDTISDEVQRQLYVGVTDVPGMIRAMRGGEIVNLIEDASDQAQRVAKTVESILLKNA, via the coding sequence ATGGTGCTGTCAAGATTCATGCCGAAAAACCCGCAGTTCAGCGCGAAATTCGCCGAGGCTGCCCGCAACGCTCACGCCACCGCCCAGGCCCTGGTGGACCTGCTGGAGAACTACACCGACGTGGAGGCCAAGGTGAGCCGGGTGCGCGACCTCGAACACGAGGGCGACCGCATCACGGGCGAGATCACGAACATGCTCGCCGCGTCCTTTATCGTGCCCTTTGACCGCGAGGACATCATCGCGCTGAACGACGAACTCGACGACCTCGTGGACGACATGGAGGACGCCGCCCGCAAGCTCAGCCTCTACGGGATCGAGCGTCCCCTGCCGCAGATGGCGCAGCTCGCCCGGGTGGTCGAGCGGCAGTGCGCCCTGCTGGCCCAGGGGATGCCGCTGATCGAGGACTCGGGGCGGATTCAGGAACTCGCGGGCCTCGCGCGGCAGATTCGCACGCTGGAGGACGAGGGCGACACCATCAGCGACGAGGTGCAGCGCCAGCTCTACGTGGGCGTCACCGACGTGCCGGGCATGATCCGGGCGATGCGCGGCGGCGAGATCGTGAACCTGATCGAGGACGCCTCCGACCAGGCGCAGCGGGTGGCGAAGACCGTCGAGAGCATCCTGCTCAAGAACGCGTGA
- a CDS encoding inorganic phosphate transporter, translating to MEAALIGFVAIIALALAFDFINGFHDTANAIATSVATKVLTPAQAIAMAAILNVVGALAGTAVAKTIATDIVPQQYATLGLTGAALLSAIIWNLFTWWRGLPSSSSHALIFSLVGAGVAAGGWGIIIPRGVQKTLIGLVTSPALGFLVPIVFMALLSWLVLRLMRPRTVTRTFRWLQIGSAAFMAFSHGGNDAQKAMGIMTFALSAYLGTQVSEVPLWIILSAALAMGLGTSVGGWRIIKTMGFKVVDLKPVDGFVAEASAAAIIVGATHLGIPVSTTHTISTSIMGVGTTKGFKKVKWQVAGRIVQAWVFTIPVCIALGWAIHKLMLLTLGI from the coding sequence ATGGAAGCAGCCCTGATCGGTTTCGTCGCCATCATCGCGCTGGCGCTCGCCTTCGACTTCATCAACGGCTTTCACGACACCGCCAACGCCATCGCCACCTCGGTCGCCACCAAGGTGCTGACCCCCGCGCAGGCCATCGCCATGGCCGCGATCCTGAACGTGGTCGGGGCGCTCGCGGGCACGGCGGTCGCCAAGACCATCGCCACCGACATCGTGCCGCAGCAGTACGCCACCCTGGGCCTGACGGGGGCGGCCCTCCTGAGCGCGATCATCTGGAACCTCTTCACCTGGTGGAGGGGGCTGCCGAGCAGTTCCAGCCACGCGCTGATCTTCAGCCTGGTGGGGGCGGGTGTGGCGGCGGGCGGCTGGGGCATCATCATCCCCCGGGGGGTCCAGAAGACCCTGATTGGGCTCGTGACGAGTCCGGCGCTGGGCTTTCTCGTGCCCATCGTGTTCATGGCGCTGCTGTCGTGGCTGGTGCTGCGCCTGATGCGCCCGCGCACCGTCACGCGCACTTTCCGCTGGCTCCAGATCGGCTCGGCGGCGTTCATGGCCTTCTCGCACGGCGGCAACGACGCGCAAAAAGCCATGGGCATCATGACCTTCGCGCTCAGCGCCTACCTGGGCACCCAGGTCAGCGAGGTGCCGTTGTGGATCATCCTCTCGGCGGCGCTGGCGATGGGCCTGGGCACGTCGGTGGGCGGCTGGCGCATCATCAAGACGATGGGCTTCAAGGTCGTGGACCTCAAACCCGTGGACGGCTTTGTCGCCGAGGCGAGCGCCGCCGCCATCATCGTAGGGGCCACCCACCTGGGCATCCCGGTGAGCACCACCCACACCATCAGCACCTCGATCATGGGCGTGGGCACCACCAAGGGCTTCAAGAAGGTCAAGTGGCAGGTCGCCGGGCGCATCGTGCAGGCGTGGGTCTTCACGATTCCCGTGTGCATCGCGCTGGGCTGGGCGATTCACAAGCTGATGCTGCTGACGCTGGGGATTTGA
- a CDS encoding type III pantothenate kinase, whose product MPASFPLLAVDIGNTSTVLGLAEEGLNLTHTWRVRTNRDVLPDDLALQLHGLFTLAGAGPPRAAVLSSVAPPVGQNYALALRRHFGVEPFEVSAASLPDVRVELDQPDAIGADRLCNLFGAERYLGAHEYAVVVDFGTSTNFDVIGRGRRFIGGILATGAQVSADALFTRAAKLPRIALEAPRTAIGKNTVHALQSGLVFGYAEMVDGLLRRIRAELPGPAVAVATGGFARTVEGICREIDHYDETLTLRGLVELWASRERVGS is encoded by the coding sequence GTGCCCGCCTCCTTTCCCCTGCTCGCCGTGGACATCGGCAACACGAGCACCGTCCTGGGGCTCGCCGAAGAGGGCCTGAACCTCACCCACACCTGGCGCGTGCGGACCAACCGTGACGTGCTGCCGGACGACCTCGCGCTGCAACTCCACGGCCTGTTCACCCTGGCGGGCGCCGGGCCTCCCCGCGCCGCCGTCCTGAGCAGCGTGGCGCCCCCGGTCGGCCAGAACTACGCGCTGGCGCTGCGCCGTCACTTCGGGGTCGAGCCCTTCGAGGTCAGCGCGGCCAGCCTCCCCGACGTGCGGGTCGAACTCGACCAGCCCGACGCCATCGGAGCGGATAGGCTATGCAACCTCTTCGGGGCCGAGCGGTATCTGGGTGCCCACGAGTACGCCGTCGTCGTGGATTTCGGTACCAGCACCAACTTCGACGTGATCGGGCGGGGGAGGCGGTTCATCGGCGGCATCCTCGCCACGGGCGCGCAGGTGAGCGCCGACGCCTTGTTCACCCGCGCTGCCAAGCTGCCGCGCATTGCCCTCGAAGCGCCGAGGACCGCCATCGGCAAGAACACCGTCCACGCCCTGCAATCGGGCCTCGTTTTCGGGTACGCCGAGATGGTGGACGGCCTGCTGCGCCGCATCCGCGCCGAATTGCCGGGCCCCGCCGTCGCCGTCGCCACCGGGGGCTTCGCCCGCACCGTCGAGGGCATCTGCCGCGAGATCGACCACTACGACGAGACGCTGACCCTGCGCGGGCTGGTGGAGCTGTGGGCGAGCCGGGAGCGGGTCGGGAGCTAG
- a CDS encoding ExbD/TolR family protein has product MRRRLRESGEGVTFDFAPMVDIVLLLLIFFFLTSSLGARQSALPLDLPRASTTVQETPALPIVSVTQDGKVYLNGKETTLTKLGGQLRPLLAASGGVVGLRGDERGNYGTVVQVMDVVKRAGGERLALGTRAPAGSGQ; this is encoded by the coding sequence GTGAGGCGGCGGCTGCGGGAGAGCGGGGAGGGCGTGACCTTTGACTTTGCCCCGATGGTGGACATCGTGCTGCTGCTGCTGATTTTCTTTTTCCTGACGAGCAGCCTGGGGGCTCGGCAGAGTGCCCTGCCCCTCGACCTGCCGCGCGCGAGCACCACCGTGCAGGAGACGCCCGCCCTGCCCATCGTGAGCGTGACACAAGACGGCAAGGTCTACCTCAACGGGAAGGAGACGACGCTGACGAAGCTCGGCGGGCAGCTCAGGCCCCTGCTGGCCGCGTCGGGCGGCGTGGTCGGTCTGCGCGGCGACGAGCGGGGCAACTACGGGACGGTCGTGCAGGTCATGGACGTGGTGAAGAGGGCGGGCGGCGAGCGGCTGGCGCTGGGCACCCGCGCCCCGGCCGGGAGCGGCCAGTGA
- a CDS encoding MotA/TolQ/ExbB proton channel family protein has protein sequence MNVLDLIRAAGPILWVILALSVYVVYTAAVRAQVLGRLGRDPSALIERARAVTAESGPAAALAEVDRAADPSPAANVLRAGLARADRGTGAPQAAMNAALLAEDARLYAGLSALGTAAQIAPLLGLLGTVIGMVRSFLVFSTTNSPTPTQLATGISEALVNTAAGLIVAIIAYVARNALRARADRIAVQAERVREELPSWLAPRTAPTVVTARPVPEVALSFDGTAPVTR, from the coding sequence ATGAATGTCCTCGACCTGATTCGCGCCGCCGGGCCGATCCTGTGGGTGATCCTCGCCCTGTCCGTGTACGTCGTCTACACCGCCGCCGTGCGGGCGCAGGTGCTGGGCCGGCTGGGGCGCGACCCCTCCGCCCTGATCGAGCGGGCGCGGGCCGTCACCGCCGAGAGCGGGCCCGCCGCCGCGCTGGCCGAGGTGGACCGGGCCGCCGACCCCAGCCCTGCCGCGAACGTGCTGCGCGCCGGGCTTGCTCGTGCCGACCGGGGCACGGGCGCTCCCCAGGCCGCGATGAACGCCGCCCTCCTCGCCGAGGACGCGCGGCTGTACGCGGGGCTGAGCGCGCTGGGCACCGCCGCCCAGATCGCGCCGCTGCTGGGGCTGCTGGGCACGGTGATCGGCATGGTGCGCTCCTTTCTGGTCTTCAGCACGACGAATTCGCCCACGCCGACGCAGCTCGCCACCGGCATCAGCGAGGCGCTCGTGAACACGGCGGCGGGGCTGATCGTGGCGATCATCGCGTATGTGGCCCGGAATGCCCTGCGCGCCCGCGCCGACCGGATCGCGGTGCAGGCCGAGCGGGTGCGGGAGGAGCTGCCCTCCTGGCTCGCCCCGCGCACCGCGCCCACCGTCGTCACGGCCCGCCCGGTGCCCGAGGTGGCGCTGAGCTTCGACGGCACGGCCCCGGTGACGCGGTGA
- the sufC gene encoding Fe-S cluster assembly ATPase SufC, which yields MTDQPHRIEIRNLHASVGDQPILKGVNLVVPRGELHAIMGPNGNGKSTLAKVIVGDPEYTVTEGEVLVDGQNILEMEPDERARLGVFLAFQYPVEIPGVTIANFLRLAMQARKPEGEEVSFTEFYGKLQNALKVLEWDESIVERYLNEGFSGGEKKRNEILQMLMLEPSYIIMDETDSGLDVDALRIVARGVNSLRGPNLGGLIITHYQRLLNYIVPDKVHIIVDGRVVQTGGPELAQRLDTEGYDWVKGLAVAGA from the coding sequence ATGACCGACCAGCCCCATAGAATCGAGATTCGCAACCTGCACGCCTCCGTGGGCGACCAGCCCATCCTCAAGGGAGTCAACCTCGTGGTCCCGCGCGGCGAGCTGCACGCCATCATGGGGCCGAACGGCAACGGCAAGAGCACCCTCGCCAAGGTGATCGTCGGCGACCCCGAGTACACCGTCACCGAGGGTGAGGTGCTGGTGGACGGCCAGAACATCTTGGAGATGGAGCCCGACGAGCGCGCCCGCCTCGGCGTCTTCCTGGCCTTCCAGTACCCGGTCGAGATTCCCGGCGTCACCATCGCCAACTTCCTGCGCCTCGCCATGCAGGCCCGCAAGCCGGAGGGCGAGGAGGTCTCCTTCACCGAGTTCTACGGCAAGCTCCAGAACGCGCTGAAGGTGCTGGAGTGGGACGAGAGCATCGTCGAGCGGTACCTGAACGAGGGCTTTTCCGGCGGCGAGAAGAAGCGCAACGAGATTCTCCAGATGCTGATGCTGGAGCCGAGCTACATCATCATGGACGAGACCGACTCCGGCCTCGACGTGGACGCCCTGCGGATCGTGGCGCGCGGCGTGAACTCGCTGCGCGGCCCGAATCTGGGTGGCCTGATCATCACCCACTACCAGCGCCTGCTGAACTACATCGTGCCCGACAAGGTGCACATCATCGTGGACGGGCGCGTGGTGCAGACGGGCGGCCCCGAACTCGCGCAGCGCCTCGACACCGAGGGGTATGACTGGGTGAAGGGGCTGGCGGTCGCGGGGGCGTAA